CAACCTAATCAGCTTCACCCCCTGGGTATTCCTCCCCGCCTCGCGAATGTCCGCCACGGACATACGAATCGTGATCCCGGACCGGCAGGTGATCATCAGGTCCTGGTTCTCGACGACGTCCAAAATGCCTATGAGGGAACCGGTTTTGTCGGTGACATTGATGGTTTTCACCCCTTTCCCACCCCGGTTGGTGATCCGGTATTCGTCTACAGGCGTTCGTTTGCCAAAGCCTTTTTGGGAGACGACCAAGACATTCCTTGTGGTATCGGTACCATCGACACAAATCATGCCAACGACTTCGTCCCCGGCCTCGTCCACCTCGATACCCGTGACGCCGATAGCGCCCCGGCCGGTGGCCCGGACCTTGTCTTCGGGGAAACGGATGGCCCGGCCGCTGCGCACGCCCATGATGACCTGGGTCTGTCCGTTCGTCAAACGGGCTTCCAACAGTTGGTCCCCTTCCACCACGGTGATGGCGTTGACACCGCTTTGACGCGGGCGGGAGAATTCCTTAAGCTCGGTCCGTTTGATGATGCCTTTTTTGGTACACAGCAGGATATACTGGTTATCTACATCGTCGAAGTTCTTGACGTCGATGATCGCGCGGATGTTGTCGTCCGGCGGGATCTGGATGAGGTTTTGGATGGCGCGGCCCTTGCTTTGTTTGTCCCCCTCGGGGATTTCATAGACCTTCAGCCAGTAGCAACGGCCCTTTTCCGTAAAGAACATCAGGGTATGGTGGGAAGAGGCGACAAAGAGGTGTTCGATCCAGTCTTCCTCGCGGGTCTTGCCACCGATGACGCCCCTTCCGCCGCGTTTTTGCTGGCGGTATTCGTCGGCAGGCGTGCGTTTGATATAACCCAGGTGGGAAATGGTGATGACCACGTCTTCCAACTCGATCAGGTCTTCGATGCGCATTTCGTTGGCCAGGTACTGGATCTCGCTTTTGCGCTCGTCGGCAAAGCGGGTCTTCACGTCGAGCAATTCGTCCTTGATGATCTGGAAACGCATGCCCTCGTCTCCGAGGATTTCCTTGAGATGCGCGATGAGTTTCATGAGTTCGCCGTGTTCCTCGCGGATCTTATCCCTTTCCATACCCGTCAGGCGTTGCAGACGGAGTTCGAGTACGGCCTTGGCCTGGATCTCGGACATGCCGAACTGGGTCATGAGACCTTCCTTGGCGTTCTCGGGGGTGGATGAGTTCCGGATCAGTTGGATCACCTCGTCCAGGTGGTCCAGGGCGATCAGGTATCCTTCCAGGATATGGGCGCGTTTTTCCGCTTCCCGGAGCTCGAACTTGGTTCTGCGGACCACGACCTCATGCCGGAACTCGACGAATTCGGAGATCAGGTCCCTCAGGTTCAGGATACGGGGGCGACCCTTCGACAGGGCCACGTTGTTGATCCCGTAGCTGGTCTGGAGCTCGGTATGCTTATATAACTGGTTGATGATTACGTTGGCAACGCCGTCCCTTTTGAGGTCCAGGACGATACGCGTACCTTCTTTCTGGTTGGATTCGTTGTTGACGTGGGCGATGCCTTCGATCGTCCGGTCGTTGACCAACTGGCCGATCCGGTCGGTCAGGGTATCCCGGCTCACCTGGTAAGGCACCTCGGTAATGATGATCTGTTCCCGCCCGCTGGGTTTGGTGTCCACGTGGAGCTTCCCCCGGACGACGACGCGGCCGCGGCCCGTGCGGAAGCCTTGTTTGACGCCTTCGACGCCAAAGATGATCCCGCCCGTGGGGAAATCCGGCGCCTTGACGTATTTGATAAGGTCCTCCACCGTGATCTCGCGGTCTTCGATATAGGCGATACAACCGTCGATGACCTCGCCCAGGTTGTGGGGAAGCATATTGGTCGCCATACCCACGGCGATCCCGCTCGACCCGTTGACGAGGAGCTGGGGGATACGGGTAGGCATTACGGTCGGTTCTTCCAGGGAGTCGTCGAAGTTCAGCTGGAAGTCCACGGTATCCTTTTCGATATCCTGGAGGACGTATTCGGTCAGTCGCTGGAGACGGACTTCGGTATACCGCATGGCGGCCGGACCGTCCCCGTCCTGGTTCCCCATGTTCCCCTGGCCTTCGACCAGCATATACCGCATGCTCCATTCCTGGGCCATGCGGACCATCGCGTCATACACGGAAGAGTCCCCGTGCGGGTGGTATTTACCCAATACTTCCCCGACGACGCGGGCGCTTTTCTTGTAGGGC
This sequence is a window from Dinghuibacter silviterrae. Protein-coding genes within it:
- the gyrA gene encoding DNA gyrase subunit A, encoding MDQVDQTLDGSQEQGGRIIQVNIEEQMKTAYIDYSMSVIVSRALPDVRDGFKPVHRRILFAMNELGMTYNKPYKKSARVVGEVLGKYHPHGDSSVYDAMVRMAQEWSMRYMLVEGQGNMGNQDGDGPAAMRYTEVRLQRLTEYVLQDIEKDTVDFQLNFDDSLEEPTVMPTRIPQLLVNGSSGIAVGMATNMLPHNLGEVIDGCIAYIEDREITVEDLIKYVKAPDFPTGGIIFGVEGVKQGFRTGRGRVVVRGKLHVDTKPSGREQIIITEVPYQVSRDTLTDRIGQLVNDRTIEGIAHVNNESNQKEGTRIVLDLKRDGVANVIINQLYKHTELQTSYGINNVALSKGRPRILNLRDLISEFVEFRHEVVVRRTKFELREAEKRAHILEGYLIALDHLDEVIQLIRNSSTPENAKEGLMTQFGMSEIQAKAVLELRLQRLTGMERDKIREEHGELMKLIAHLKEILGDEGMRFQIIKDELLDVKTRFADERKSEIQYLANEMRIEDLIELEDVVITISHLGYIKRTPADEYRQQKRGGRGVIGGKTREEDWIEHLFVASSHHTLMFFTEKGRCYWLKVYEIPEGDKQSKGRAIQNLIQIPPDDNIRAIIDVKNFDDVDNQYILLCTKKGIIKRTELKEFSRPRQSGVNAITVVEGDQLLEARLTNGQTQVIMGVRSGRAIRFPEDKVRATGRGAIGVTGIEVDEAGDEVVGMICVDGTDTTRNVLVVSQKGFGKRTPVDEYRITNRGGKGVKTINVTDKTGSLIGILDVVENQDLMITCRSGITIRMSVADIREAGRNTQGVKLIRLEESDEIAAITTLDEMEEETPSEGASEAPDAPAEGAEPAADAAAGENPENE